A genomic stretch from Vibrio cortegadensis includes:
- a CDS encoding transglutaminase-like cysteine peptidase, producing MKLKLVALSFSILLASFTSLALNTKEQQWIDAVTITYGERAGKRVNTWRNQIAKFHQLPEKQQLTSVNRFFNQLYFVNDIDLWGKKDYWATPLEFLGSNAGDCEDFTIAKYFSLLELGVSDKKLRLVYVKAIELNQFHMVLAYYSKPSAEPLILDNINPEIKRASSRPDLLPIYSFNGKNLWLMKSKNSSGKLAGKSSRLSLWNDLRSRERNLNLNKPIINYDE from the coding sequence ATGAAACTTAAGCTAGTAGCTCTTTCATTTTCAATACTATTAGCCTCTTTTACATCGCTAGCATTAAACACGAAAGAACAACAGTGGATTGACGCTGTCACTATCACTTATGGTGAACGAGCAGGGAAAAGAGTAAACACTTGGCGAAATCAGATTGCGAAGTTTCATCAGTTGCCTGAAAAACAGCAACTCACTTCAGTCAATCGATTCTTTAATCAGCTCTATTTTGTTAATGATATCGATTTATGGGGAAAAAAGGATTATTGGGCAACACCGCTAGAGTTTCTAGGTAGTAATGCTGGAGATTGTGAGGATTTTACTATCGCCAAATACTTTTCATTACTCGAACTTGGTGTATCAGATAAGAAACTTCGTTTGGTGTATGTTAAAGCAATAGAACTGAATCAGTTTCATATGGTATTAGCCTATTATTCAAAACCCAGCGCCGAGCCTCTGATTTTAGACAACATTAATCCTGAAATAAAACGAGCGTCTTCACGCCCAGATTTACTACCGATTTATAGCTTTAACGGTAAAAACTTGTGGCTAATGAAGTCAAAGAACTCAAGCGGAAAATTAGCTGGTAAGTCATCAAGGCTCAGCTTGTGGAACGATTTACGCTCTAGAGAGCGAAACTTAAACTTAAATAAACCAATTATAAATTATGATGAGTAA
- a CDS encoding HlyD family type I secretion periplasmic adaptor subunit: MSNKNYDKLSKNELDYVDDKTAALLLNTPTSARLMLWIMVLFFIIAGLWASWAEIDKVTVGQGKVVPSSQIQIIQNLEGGLVKEILVHEGQQVQKGQPLLLIDDTRFRSDYREREQQVSNLTANVLQLSASISSVVINEEVSQKNWEDSVKIDYGKLAFPPLFSELQPKLISRQKAEYRQDLNSLRNQLSVFDQQVIQRQQDLIEIQARARNLKRSYQFAQKELEITEPLAEEGVVPRIELLKLQRQVNDTRRELTSSELKIPLLQSAIKEAMLSRIDAALKFRSEQQEKLNDAQDRLSAITESAVGLEDRVNRTNVISPVTGTVKTLNFNTVGGVIQPGMDIVEIVPTEDTLLVEAKIAPQDIAFLRPNLAAIVKFSAYDFTKYGGLEGVLEHISADTTQDEEGNSFYIVRVRTEKTNFGHDKELPIIPGMTASIDIITGKRTVLEYLLKPILSARTNALKE, from the coding sequence ATGAGTAATAAAAACTACGACAAGCTCTCAAAGAATGAGCTTGATTACGTAGATGACAAAACCGCGGCATTGCTTCTCAATACTCCGACTAGCGCACGATTGATGCTATGGATCATGGTTCTATTCTTTATTATTGCTGGGCTTTGGGCCTCTTGGGCAGAAATAGATAAAGTCACCGTAGGCCAAGGAAAAGTGGTGCCTTCATCTCAAATCCAAATTATTCAAAACCTTGAAGGTGGTTTAGTTAAAGAGATACTGGTTCATGAAGGGCAACAAGTCCAAAAAGGACAACCTCTATTACTGATCGATGACACTCGTTTTCGGTCGGATTACCGTGAGCGAGAACAGCAAGTATCAAATCTAACGGCGAATGTTTTACAACTTTCAGCTTCAATAAGCAGTGTGGTTATCAATGAAGAAGTTTCTCAAAAGAATTGGGAAGACAGCGTAAAAATTGATTATGGAAAACTCGCTTTCCCTCCTCTATTTAGCGAACTTCAGCCGAAATTAATTAGTCGCCAAAAAGCAGAATATCGACAAGATCTTAATAGTCTACGTAACCAACTGTCAGTTTTTGATCAACAAGTCATCCAGCGACAACAAGATCTGATCGAAATTCAAGCCCGAGCCAGAAACCTCAAGAGAAGCTACCAATTCGCACAGAAAGAACTCGAAATTACGGAACCATTAGCTGAAGAAGGCGTGGTACCGCGTATTGAGTTACTAAAACTTCAACGCCAAGTGAACGATACTAGACGTGAACTGACCTCTAGCGAATTGAAAATCCCACTTCTGCAATCTGCAATCAAAGAGGCGATGCTTAGCCGAATTGATGCTGCACTAAAATTTCGTTCAGAGCAGCAAGAGAAGCTCAATGACGCGCAAGACAGGTTATCTGCCATCACAGAATCAGCAGTGGGCTTGGAAGACAGAGTTAACCGTACCAATGTTATATCACCCGTTACCGGCACCGTAAAAACACTGAACTTCAATACGGTGGGCGGGGTAATTCAGCCTGGGATGGATATCGTCGAAATCGTTCCCACTGAAGATACCTTGCTGGTTGAAGCTAAAATAGCCCCACAAGATATCGCTTTTTTAAGACCTAACTTGGCAGCAATAGTGAAGTTTAGCGCCTATGACTTCACTAAATATGGCGGTTTGGAAGGCGTGTTGGAACATATCAGTGCAGATACAACACAAGACGAAGAAGGGAACAGCTTTTACATTGTGCGAGTTCGTACCGAAAAAACCAACTTTGGTCATGATAAAGAATTACCCATTATTCCCGGAATGACCGCATCCATCGACATTATCACTGGAAAAAGAACCGTGTTGGAGTATCTACTCAAGCCAATCTTAAGCGCTCGAACTAATGCTCTAAAAGAATAA
- a CDS encoding sigma-54-dependent transcriptional regulator, giving the protein MLNQTIYLIDDEPAIRDAISQALLIEQIHVVTFPNALEAFSTIDMTTPAIVITDIHMPVMTGLDFMTQLLGNNPHFQVIVLTGYGDVSTAVTAMKSGACDFLEKPFSTEKLLASIYKAQEKLTLVRENIWLKKELEMQSQVGPKLIGHSKAIIDLRRKLIELEPRLPIIFVGKVGTGKRIAAQYTHDIHSSPQAELYPLSAYTLCELQECELIDSISKLADHYQGGTIYIHSAEILTLAHWQQLLTINMHNCRLILATNTLPQEIESSQNQPTSLLYHFSLPELKDRREDIGLLFKHFVRGAASRYQLQPPTIKNYEIQQLESYEWPENIKQLRHYAEMRALKPAEESPEVLLSELTTESDSFSKKTERFEHSLLMDALQRHNGRLKEIQQELQISRKTLYDKLKKHQLDKSHFKT; this is encoded by the coding sequence ATGCTAAATCAAACCATCTACTTAATCGATGACGAGCCAGCAATCCGAGATGCGATTTCTCAAGCGTTACTGATTGAACAGATCCATGTTGTGACTTTTCCTAATGCCCTTGAAGCTTTCAGCACAATTGATATGACAACGCCAGCGATTGTGATAACAGATATTCACATGCCAGTGATGACAGGGCTCGATTTCATGACCCAGTTGCTAGGTAACAACCCTCACTTCCAAGTTATTGTGCTCACGGGATATGGCGATGTATCGACGGCTGTAACCGCGATGAAATCAGGAGCATGCGATTTTTTAGAAAAACCTTTTTCAACCGAAAAGCTTCTCGCCTCAATCTATAAAGCACAAGAAAAGCTCACTTTAGTGAGAGAAAATATCTGGTTAAAAAAAGAGTTGGAGATGCAGAGTCAGGTTGGCCCAAAACTCATCGGTCATTCCAAAGCCATTATCGATTTACGGCGCAAGCTGATAGAGCTCGAACCCAGACTACCGATCATTTTTGTTGGTAAAGTTGGAACAGGTAAACGTATCGCCGCGCAGTACACCCATGACATCCATTCATCGCCACAAGCTGAGCTTTATCCCCTTTCGGCTTATACGTTATGCGAATTACAAGAGTGCGAGCTGATTGATTCTATTTCTAAGCTTGCGGACCACTACCAGGGAGGAACGATTTACATTCACTCCGCGGAAATCCTAACCCTTGCGCATTGGCAACAACTACTGACAATTAACATGCACAACTGCCGCCTCATTCTTGCAACCAATACACTGCCTCAAGAAATTGAATCATCACAGAATCAACCGACCTCCCTTTTGTATCATTTTTCATTACCAGAACTGAAAGATAGACGTGAGGATATTGGTCTACTGTTTAAGCACTTTGTCCGTGGGGCGGCAAGTCGATATCAGTTACAGCCTCCCACCATTAAAAACTACGAAATTCAACAACTCGAAAGCTACGAATGGCCAGAAAACATCAAACAGCTACGTCACTATGCTGAGATGAGAGCTCTAAAACCTGCGGAAGAATCCCCTGAAGTATTGTTGTCTGAGTTAACCACGGAGAGCGATTCATTTTCTAAGAAAACAGAGCGTTTTGAACACTCTCTACTAATGGATGCTCTGCAACGACATAACGGCCGTTTGAAAGAAATCCAACAAGAGTTGCAAATCTCACGAAAAACGCTCTATGACAAACTGAAAAAACACCAATTAGATAAATCTCACTTTAAAACTTAG
- a CDS encoding sensor histidine kinase, whose product MSKLSTFSSSLSTNSQFIIKSVIIGLVSLILIFFSVTQYKQTQLQKQFNASAQKAYQQIDSELAKFQQIPNLLDHDPRIAAYFEGKLSSETLNELLKEWSVQSLADTIYINDLSGVSIAASNHDQPNSFVGNNYAFRPYFQQAIKGQSSQYVGLGISSNKRGYYFSSPLFFKQTIVGVLTVKVSLENIEQLIRTDNMQIMVIDSNNIVFLSSFAPWLYQSVSPLNAKQHQVLQSTRQYGVQEISLLTEPNISPLFAADLTLPTEQLLSTDDHYLYAQPSNTNGYQILALQPKSQLLIATSEVAIIYLLVYSLLIVVTWYWRQTYHAKNALLNLNQALESKVEKRTQFLQHANEQLENTIFQYQQSQHELKQTQHELTQAAKLALLRELSASINHEINQPLTAMRTYSENSLRLLEMGHLDLVTSNLNKMVELNQTVGDIISRLKVFTRKSTQSDTCFACVHLAINNAIGILSTQAIRQGVTLRIPTIANDQYVAIHSVQLEQVLVNLIHNALQALTESHNPQIGIEWEVNNREGNLHFWDNGPGINDTEITTLFDPFFTTKPEGLGLGLTITKRIIEAHHGYITAHNREEGGLAFTIRLPLARSNHGSDIKEEE is encoded by the coding sequence TTGTCTAAGTTATCGACGTTTTCATCATCGCTATCGACCAATTCACAATTCATCATCAAATCAGTCATCATTGGTCTCGTCAGTTTAATATTGATCTTTTTCAGCGTAACTCAATACAAGCAAACACAACTACAAAAACAGTTCAACGCAAGCGCTCAGAAAGCCTACCAACAGATAGATTCTGAGCTCGCCAAATTTCAGCAAATACCCAACTTACTGGATCACGACCCACGAATAGCGGCTTACTTTGAGGGGAAATTAAGCTCTGAAACACTCAATGAGTTACTCAAAGAGTGGTCCGTTCAAAGCCTTGCTGACACCATCTACATTAACGACTTGAGCGGTGTCAGTATTGCGGCAAGTAATCATGATCAGCCCAATAGCTTTGTTGGCAATAACTACGCATTTCGTCCCTACTTTCAACAGGCAATAAAGGGGCAGTCATCCCAATACGTTGGCTTAGGGATCAGTTCGAATAAACGTGGCTACTACTTTTCATCCCCACTCTTCTTTAAGCAAACCATTGTTGGCGTTTTGACAGTGAAAGTCAGCTTGGAAAATATAGAGCAGTTGATCCGTACTGATAACATGCAAATAATGGTGATTGATAGCAACAACATCGTTTTTCTAAGCAGTTTCGCTCCGTGGCTATATCAATCAGTATCCCCTTTAAACGCAAAACAACACCAAGTACTGCAGTCAACACGTCAATATGGCGTGCAAGAAATCAGCTTGCTCACAGAGCCAAATATTAGTCCGCTTTTCGCTGCAGATCTGACTCTACCAACCGAGCAACTACTCTCAACCGATGATCACTACCTATACGCTCAACCATCGAACACAAACGGCTATCAAATTTTAGCACTACAACCAAAGAGTCAACTACTGATAGCAACCAGTGAGGTCGCTATTATCTATCTGCTGGTCTATAGCCTGCTCATCGTGGTCACTTGGTACTGGAGACAAACATATCACGCAAAAAACGCACTGCTAAACTTAAACCAAGCACTAGAAAGTAAAGTAGAAAAGCGCACTCAATTTTTACAACACGCCAATGAACAGTTGGAAAATACAATTTTCCAATATCAGCAATCTCAACACGAGCTAAAACAGACTCAGCATGAATTGACTCAAGCGGCAAAATTAGCGCTATTGAGAGAACTATCAGCCAGTATCAACCACGAAATTAATCAACCGCTTACCGCAATGAGGACTTACAGTGAAAACAGCCTGCGTCTATTAGAGATGGGACACCTAGATTTAGTGACGAGTAACCTCAACAAAATGGTAGAACTCAATCAAACCGTCGGGGATATTATTAGCCGCTTAAAAGTGTTTACTCGTAAAAGCACCCAAAGCGATACCTGTTTCGCTTGCGTGCATTTAGCAATAAATAACGCTATCGGTATTCTAAGCACTCAAGCAATACGCCAAGGCGTTACACTGCGTATTCCCACAATTGCGAATGACCAATACGTGGCAATTCACTCCGTTCAGTTAGAGCAGGTATTAGTCAACCTAATCCACAATGCTTTGCAAGCCTTAACAGAGTCGCACAACCCACAAATCGGCATTGAGTGGGAGGTGAACAACAGAGAAGGCAACCTTCATTTTTGGGATAATGGGCCGGGGATAAATGACACAGAAATTACCACGCTATTTGACCCATTTTTCACAACAAAACCAGAAGGATTAGGGCTCGGGCTTACTATTACGAAGCGAATTATTGAAGCGCATCATGGATATATCACAGCCCATAACCGAGAAGAAGGCGGATTAGCATTTACTATTCGGCTACCACTTGCTCGGTCAAATCACGGATCGGATATAAAGGAGGAAGAATAA
- the pdxH gene encoding pyridoxamine 5'-phosphate oxidase yields the protein MELTDIRREYAQGGLRRKDLKADPIEQFNFWLEQAINAKLTDPTAMTVATVDKDGQPFQRIVLLKNVDKEGFIFYTNLGSRKAQHLEDNCKISLHFPWHPLERQVHITGTAEKLSALENMKYFSSRPKESQLAAIASKQSSRISARGILEGKYLELKQKFAKGEIPVPSFWGGFRVKPESIEFWQGGEHRLHDRFLFSKHDQQWDIDRLAP from the coding sequence ATGGAACTGACAGATATTCGTCGTGAATACGCACAAGGCGGTTTAAGACGAAAAGACCTAAAAGCCGATCCTATTGAGCAATTTAATTTTTGGTTAGAACAGGCGATTAACGCCAAACTTACCGATCCGACGGCAATGACGGTTGCGACTGTGGATAAGGATGGTCAGCCATTTCAGCGAATAGTGCTACTGAAAAATGTCGATAAAGAGGGATTCATTTTTTACACTAATTTAGGTAGCCGTAAAGCTCAGCATCTGGAAGATAATTGCAAAATTAGCCTTCACTTTCCATGGCACCCTTTAGAAAGACAAGTTCATATTACTGGCACGGCTGAAAAGTTATCGGCATTAGAGAATATGAAGTATTTCTCTTCTCGTCCTAAAGAGAGCCAACTCGCGGCAATCGCAAGCAAGCAAAGTAGTCGTATTTCTGCGCGCGGTATTTTAGAAGGGAAATATTTAGAGCTGAAGCAAAAATTTGCCAAAGGTGAAATTCCGGTACCAAGCTTTTGGGGCGGTTTCAGAGTTAAACCTGAAAGTATTGAATTTTGGCAGGGTGGAGAACATCGCTTGCATGACCGATTCCTTTTCTCTAAGCATGATCAACAGTGGGATATTGACCGCTTAGCGCCATAG
- a CDS encoding helix-turn-helix transcriptional regulator produces the protein MSTDFDSTLISLFYQLPGCWGCKDLNSVFVYANEAYAKLIGVEEPNQCIGRSDFEMPSPTIECAAEFQRQDAFVIATRKTIKILDIHPYPDGRWHAHIFTKKPWYNENNEVIGTIFFGKELTDTAILEVGHWICRATGIQRTNRQAVGFNVIDEGQIEPLTQRESESLFLLLYGKKPQYIARAMAISVKTVEGYIAKLKTKFNAKSKEQLIDKALDAGFGSVIPKSLLKTQLSVVLNNECLSEQY, from the coding sequence GTGTCTACAGATTTCGATTCCACTCTCATCTCTCTCTTTTACCAGCTTCCAGGATGCTGGGGGTGTAAGGATCTTAATTCTGTTTTTGTTTATGCTAATGAAGCTTATGCAAAGCTTATTGGTGTAGAGGAGCCAAACCAATGTATTGGCCGCAGTGATTTTGAAATGCCAAGCCCAACCATAGAGTGTGCAGCAGAGTTCCAACGTCAGGATGCTTTTGTTATCGCGACAAGAAAGACAATAAAGATTTTAGATATTCACCCTTACCCTGATGGCCGCTGGCACGCTCATATTTTTACCAAGAAACCTTGGTACAATGAAAACAATGAGGTGATAGGAACTATTTTCTTTGGCAAGGAGCTAACGGATACTGCCATCTTAGAAGTAGGCCATTGGATTTGTCGTGCCACTGGAATTCAACGCACAAACCGCCAAGCTGTGGGGTTTAATGTCATAGATGAGGGGCAGATAGAGCCTCTAACACAGCGAGAGTCCGAATCCCTATTTCTATTGTTGTATGGCAAAAAGCCGCAATATATCGCTCGTGCGATGGCGATTTCAGTTAAAACGGTTGAAGGCTATATTGCGAAGCTTAAAACCAAATTTAATGCCAAAAGCAAAGAGCAACTCATCGATAAAGCCCTCGATGCTGGCTTTGGCTCTGTCATTCCAAAAAGCTTATTAAAAACCCAATTATCTGTCGTTCTAAACAATGAATGCCTCAGTGAGCAGTATTAG
- a CDS encoding SUMF1/EgtB/PvdO family nonheme iron enzyme has protein sequence MRQGLPALLFALAPCLVMTSTYAQAPTSNVLSIESELFTKHSELEAAQKLVADKSNQVSNQQELVNRLIEQNNQYSSILAKAKQNLERDYAKMIDEPELDLEPTQSAYQEAWSKVKRNQSEQLTAAQDKQALELELAQLKAEQAVIEQSIAQLDNEQLRSRADRLKSELHQSGKQKVSFTNTCQSNMTLAQCSGQTTDLALQKAVKQFQNELVESTSEPALVKQNIASASLSIHVLRHNVVNASFYGDNKHKTVVDVELEARPATNAPCKLLNIDSQYCFAPGEESAKAPEKEVAWVSLSIRSNQYNDSVSVNGVKYGSTPLEVMLPVGPHMITIEKEGYRSFNQELRIKSDHTLRAVLREKENVLKTGHKFADAIGSNAKAPEMVVIEPGQFLLGEHGEKQYNLDHAFAIASTPITVMQFETFIKRTNYQTDAELQNICTAVAQSEVTPISDSYWRNPGFKQSASSPAVCISRNDATAYTHWLSQETGFTYRLPSSDEWEVAARAGSKSNFWWGDNFDEGQANTGWSGTPWSNVSTSPVKSFPANRYGLYDVVGNVWEWTQDSKGVAKGGAWSFSPNEAQAQSELYLAPTMAANYVGFRVLRQL, from the coding sequence ATGCGCCAAGGTTTACCTGCTCTCTTATTTGCTCTTGCACCTTGCCTAGTAATGACCTCCACTTATGCTCAAGCACCAACATCGAATGTGCTTAGTATAGAAAGCGAGTTATTTACTAAGCACTCTGAACTTGAAGCAGCTCAAAAGCTCGTTGCTGATAAAAGTAATCAAGTTTCGAATCAGCAAGAGCTGGTTAATCGACTTATCGAACAAAACAATCAATACAGTTCAATATTGGCAAAAGCCAAACAAAACCTTGAACGTGATTATGCCAAAATGATTGATGAGCCCGAGCTTGACTTAGAACCAACACAATCGGCTTACCAAGAAGCTTGGTCAAAAGTAAAACGAAACCAAAGCGAACAGTTAACAGCCGCACAAGATAAACAGGCACTTGAACTAGAGCTTGCACAATTAAAGGCCGAGCAAGCCGTGATTGAGCAGTCTATCGCCCAGCTAGATAATGAACAGCTACGATCTCGAGCTGATCGACTTAAAAGCGAGTTGCACCAAAGTGGCAAGCAAAAAGTAAGCTTTACTAACACCTGCCAATCAAATATGACACTGGCGCAGTGTTCAGGGCAAACGACAGATTTAGCCCTGCAAAAAGCAGTAAAACAATTCCAAAACGAGTTAGTTGAAAGCACTTCAGAACCCGCGCTTGTAAAACAAAATATCGCCTCGGCTTCTCTAAGCATTCACGTATTACGCCATAACGTTGTGAATGCTAGCTTCTATGGTGATAACAAACATAAGACAGTTGTCGATGTTGAATTAGAAGCTCGTCCTGCAACCAACGCTCCCTGTAAATTGTTAAACATCGATTCTCAATACTGTTTTGCACCAGGAGAAGAATCCGCTAAAGCACCTGAAAAAGAGGTTGCTTGGGTTAGCTTATCGATCCGCTCTAATCAATATAATGATTCCGTGTCGGTGAATGGCGTGAAATATGGCAGCACACCATTGGAAGTGATGCTACCTGTAGGGCCACACATGATCACCATAGAGAAAGAGGGCTACCGCTCTTTTAATCAAGAACTGAGAATTAAATCAGATCATACGCTGCGTGCCGTCTTACGTGAGAAAGAGAATGTGTTAAAAACAGGCCATAAATTCGCAGACGCCATTGGTAGCAACGCCAAAGCACCTGAAATGGTCGTCATTGAGCCTGGACAATTCCTATTAGGGGAGCATGGAGAGAAGCAATATAACCTTGATCATGCTTTCGCTATTGCCTCTACCCCAATCACAGTGATGCAGTTTGAAACTTTCATAAAACGAACGAATTATCAAACAGATGCAGAGTTGCAGAACATTTGTACTGCTGTAGCCCAATCAGAAGTCACTCCTATTTCTGATAGCTATTGGCGTAACCCTGGCTTTAAGCAATCAGCAAGCTCTCCTGCTGTATGCATCAGCCGCAATGATGCAACAGCATACACTCACTGGCTTTCACAAGAGACGGGCTTTACTTACCGTCTACCAAGCAGTGACGAGTGGGAAGTAGCCGCTCGCGCCGGTTCTAAATCCAATTTCTGGTGGGGAGATAACTTTGATGAAGGCCAAGCCAATACAGGTTGGAGCGGAACACCATGGTCGAATGTAAGCACCTCGCCTGTGAAATCATTCCCAGCCAACCGATATGGCTTATACGATGTCGTGGGCAACGTTTGGGAGTGGACACAAGATAGCAAAGGTGTCGCAAAAGGTGGCGCTTGGAGCTTCTCTCCAAATGAAGCTCAAGCACAAAGCGAACTCTACTTAGCACCTACGATGGCAGCCAATTATGTCGGATTCCGAGTGTTACGCCAACTCTAG
- a CDS encoding PEGA domain-containing protein, whose translation MSTFRISTLLLALTPFWVSTSVSAEELIQVDPVTAIDEKLDIKQNELNTLSSEYSAENENLKQLLNQQAKLKRDGEDFNAKRNRAKSALDKQYSRLLEDPDTDLVSFQKKYQESWTNVKENQAQLLESKQSIVENEMRLSQLKQKQARSNNELANLQESKVEARVKRLATELRESAVLETSYTTTCSTTMTLGECANQGKHLTKQKAVKTFRSNMLSKLTESNIAKQNLQGVQLNIHVQESQIIKSGFSGNSAYFTQMQAQLQAKPEAIAACKLLNVSPRYCLKGDQAAKTEKNDKQWANVKVRSDQYNDSVTINGVDYGSTPVEIVLPNGRHQITVSKQGYETYNRVITLNGNDTVWVKLLPNKES comes from the coding sequence ATGAGCACATTTCGCATTTCTACGCTTTTATTAGCGTTAACTCCTTTCTGGGTATCTACATCGGTATCAGCTGAAGAGCTAATTCAAGTCGATCCTGTTACGGCTATCGATGAAAAGCTAGACATAAAGCAGAACGAACTTAATACCCTTTCATCAGAGTATTCTGCTGAGAATGAGAATCTTAAACAACTTCTAAATCAACAAGCTAAATTAAAACGTGATGGTGAAGATTTTAACGCGAAACGTAATCGTGCTAAATCAGCGTTAGACAAACAGTACAGCCGTTTACTTGAAGATCCAGACACCGATCTTGTCTCTTTTCAGAAGAAATACCAAGAATCTTGGACCAATGTAAAAGAGAACCAAGCTCAGTTACTAGAGAGTAAACAGTCAATTGTTGAAAATGAGATGCGCTTATCTCAACTGAAGCAGAAGCAAGCACGAAGCAACAATGAGCTAGCGAACTTACAAGAGTCGAAAGTAGAAGCTCGTGTTAAGCGTTTAGCAACAGAACTGCGTGAAAGTGCCGTTCTTGAAACAAGCTATACAACAACGTGTTCAACGACCATGACACTAGGTGAATGTGCTAACCAAGGTAAGCACCTAACCAAACAGAAAGCGGTGAAAACGTTCCGTTCAAACATGCTTTCAAAGCTCACCGAATCCAATATAGCGAAACAAAACCTTCAAGGTGTGCAACTTAATATTCATGTTCAAGAGAGCCAAATCATCAAAAGTGGCTTCTCAGGAAACAGCGCTTACTTCACTCAAATGCAAGCACAACTGCAAGCGAAACCTGAAGCAATCGCAGCCTGTAAACTTCTGAATGTCTCTCCGCGTTACTGCTTAAAAGGCGACCAAGCAGCAAAAACTGAAAAAAATGATAAGCAATGGGCCAATGTAAAGGTTCGTTCTGATCAATATAACGATTCAGTAACCATTAATGGCGTCGACTACGGCAGTACTCCTGTCGAGATCGTACTACCAAATGGCCGTCATCAGATTACGGTATCAAAACAAGGCTACGAAACATACAATCGGGTGATTACACTCAACGGTAACGACACTGTTTGGGTAAAACTACTCCCTAATAAAGAGAGTTAA
- a CDS encoding helix-turn-helix domain-containing protein: protein MKTPATQSPSLIDDIAKDLAPRPAEIVTLPSHMDCHEHSYSQVVIGLKGQAEFEVSGRGNLVGPGQGCVVTASSDHAFGGVIGQSDILVLNMPVATSDDPLMLDKINQLSRADTYFQLDSQIQKLIRMLVLEMQSSPDDLLLSRACNDTVVALLQRHISVFETSAKESRFDLEAIDRYIELHLSHKISVAQLAGSVFLGESQFHMLFKDQMGITPHQYVLGKRIDMARTLIDQGSLSLGQIAELTGFSGQSTFTHTFTRLQGISPSRYKKQSSVK from the coding sequence ATGAAAACCCCTGCGACTCAATCACCTTCTTTAATTGACGATATCGCCAAAGATTTGGCACCTAGGCCAGCAGAGATAGTTACGCTACCTTCACACATGGATTGTCATGAGCATTCTTACAGTCAAGTGGTTATCGGCTTGAAAGGGCAAGCGGAGTTTGAAGTCAGCGGGCGGGGTAACCTAGTTGGGCCAGGACAGGGTTGTGTGGTTACCGCAAGTTCTGATCATGCCTTTGGCGGCGTGATCGGGCAGTCGGATATTTTGGTGTTAAACATGCCTGTTGCCACCAGTGATGATCCTTTAATGCTTGATAAGATCAACCAGCTATCTCGAGCTGATACCTACTTTCAATTGGATAGCCAAATTCAGAAGTTGATCAGAATGTTAGTGCTTGAAATGCAATCTAGCCCGGATGATCTTTTGCTTAGCCGAGCTTGTAACGATACGGTTGTTGCGTTGCTACAAAGGCATATTTCAGTGTTTGAAACCTCAGCTAAAGAGTCCCGTTTTGATCTTGAAGCGATCGATCGCTATATCGAACTCCATCTCAGTCACAAAATTTCTGTCGCCCAGCTTGCTGGTAGCGTATTCCTTGGAGAGAGCCAATTTCATATGCTGTTCAAAGATCAGATGGGGATTACCCCTCATCAATATGTTTTAGGTAAGCGAATTGATATGGCAAGAACGTTGATTGATCAGGGGTCGTTAAGTTTAGGGCAGATCGCGGAATTGACAGGCTTCTCTGGACAAAGCACTTTTACTCATACTTTTACACGCCTTCAAGGGATCTCTCCATCTCGATACAAAAAGCAATCTTCTGTTAAATAA